The Helicobacter canis genomic sequence GCTTGATGTAGCAAGTGTGGATTATCGCGTAAGGAGCAAATAGCAAGAGACAAGACACAGCACTTTTTGTAGGATTGGATTACTTAGCAAACACGCGGAAGTTATGCGCATTTTAAGATTTAGCACATAGTAGCAAGCTCGCGAGTGGCTCGCGCGTAAAAGCTAGCTTCTATCTTCTTTGATTCTAGCAGCTTTTCCTTTGCGGTCGCGGAGATAATAGAGTCTAGCTCGTCTCACACGCCCTACACGAAGCACACTAATGCTCTCAAGACTCTCGCTATATAGAGGGAAAGTCTTCTCTACACCGATGTTATTTGCACCTATTTTGCGCACGGTGAAAGTTTTATCCACGCCATTACCACGAATGCAAATACACACACCTTCAAAATTTTGGATTCTAGTTTTATCTCCTTCTACAATGCGAACCCCTAGCTTAATGGTATCGCCAGCCTTAAAAGTAGGCACTTGTTTGTCTTTGATTTGGGCTTTTTCAAAGCTTTCTATGTATCGGTTTTTCATCGCACACCCTTTGTGTAGTTTTCCATCGCTCAAATAAATCTGGTCGAAAATAGCGCGTCTTGCATAGAGCTAAATGGTTTTTCAAAACGGCTATTCTATTGTGATTTCCCTTTGAATACTCTGAAATTGGGGCAAAATCCTTAACACCATCATTTGTCCGCGCAAAGACAGGTGCTTCAAGCAAAAAGCCTTCAAAGCTTTCACCTTGCAGGGATTCGCTATTGCCCAGCACTTCGGGGATCTGGCGTGCGATGCTATCACATAGGCAAAGTGCCGCTAGCTCCCCACCTGTTACAATAAAATCCCCCACACTAAACACCTCATCAGCATAAGCTTC encodes the following:
- the rplS gene encoding 50S ribosomal protein L19 — its product is MKNRYIESFEKAQIKDKQVPTFKAGDTIKLGVRIVEGDKTRIQNFEGVCICIRGNGVDKTFTVRKIGANNIGVEKTFPLYSESLESISVLRVGRVRRARLYYLRDRKGKAARIKEDRS